The Lacipirellula parvula genome window below encodes:
- a CDS encoding DUF6677 family protein encodes MAKAVLPAGYDVPESAQPIAIELKEPWIAALLAWLVPGLGHVYQGRTGKGALFFVCVFGTFVFGLFLSQGKAVYASMPGQQPWRWQYYCQLGVGLPAMPALVQRRLRSQGQPALFDGFMAPPFDTPQSLVDASGNKSQQPNQLAEWTVAMHPMFEVGTIYTVIAGLLNILVICDAYAGPLVLLPKRKSDEST; translated from the coding sequence ATGGCGAAAGCCGTTCTTCCCGCCGGGTACGACGTTCCTGAGAGCGCTCAGCCAATTGCGATCGAGCTCAAGGAACCATGGATCGCTGCGCTGCTGGCGTGGCTCGTGCCTGGCCTCGGGCACGTTTATCAGGGGCGAACGGGTAAGGGAGCGTTGTTCTTCGTGTGCGTGTTCGGCACGTTCGTCTTTGGGCTGTTCTTGAGCCAAGGCAAGGCGGTGTACGCCTCAATGCCGGGGCAACAACCATGGCGGTGGCAATACTACTGCCAGCTGGGCGTCGGCTTGCCGGCGATGCCCGCGCTTGTGCAGCGTCGCTTGCGAAGCCAAGGCCAGCCGGCGCTGTTTGACGGGTTCATGGCGCCGCCGTTCGACACGCCGCAATCGTTGGTCGACGCTTCGGGCAACAAGTCGCAGCAGCCGAATCAACTGGCTGAGTGGACTGTCGCGATGCATCCGATGTTTGAAGTTGGCACGATTTACACCGTGATCGCCGGCCTGCTGAATATTTTGGTGATTTGCGACGCGTACGCCGGACCGTTGGTGCTGTTGCCGAAACGCAAGAGCGATGAGAGTACGTGA
- a CDS encoding Dyp-type peroxidase translates to MDLPQPILDGPFQPGLTDPQWPVTPPGSIEDRPVDRERYAFERAGRIDPQNFLTVVTGDVNVKGREDLRDALQSLSSFARTQMLRTPDDNHIPILRELPKSWRLTITIGYGASLFTSADGDDRFGLRHHKPKWLRCMPKVVGDQFDPGQSAADLIFLIASDHPYVNVSMARALCQGNWGVAGRKESRLRVRTLDQGFSRPDRREFLRFDDGIDNLSNARNGELDRFVYVSPHDGEPAWAQNGSYLVWRKIQENLPLWETIAESEQEGMIGREKASGKPLSRQATGPSNMTPAYPSPYQTIDGPLTAHIRKVQPRRHGKDFLGVEDLDRRFLRRGYPYFDGIDGTGKASCGLLFLAFMHDLRKQFEWAVNNWQLNPDFPLKGTGIDALYGRGILSNIDGGYYFCPPSPKGSEGFAGSALFDT, encoded by the coding sequence ATGGATCTACCTCAACCCATACTTGACGGGCCTTTCCAACCGGGGCTTACCGACCCGCAGTGGCCGGTTACTCCCCCTGGGTCCATTGAAGATCGTCCGGTCGATCGTGAGCGCTATGCGTTCGAACGAGCTGGACGCATCGATCCGCAGAATTTTCTCACAGTCGTGACAGGCGATGTGAATGTGAAGGGCCGCGAAGACCTGCGCGACGCGCTGCAAAGCTTGTCGAGCTTCGCCCGCACGCAAATGCTGCGAACCCCGGACGACAATCATATTCCCATTCTGCGCGAGCTTCCGAAGTCGTGGCGATTGACAATCACCATTGGCTACGGAGCCAGCCTCTTCACTTCGGCCGACGGCGACGACCGCTTTGGTTTGCGACATCATAAGCCCAAGTGGCTACGTTGCATGCCGAAAGTCGTAGGCGACCAATTCGATCCTGGGCAGAGCGCCGCAGATCTCATTTTTCTCATCGCCAGCGATCACCCCTACGTCAACGTCTCTATGGCCCGCGCTCTCTGCCAGGGCAACTGGGGAGTCGCCGGGCGAAAGGAATCGCGGCTTCGCGTGCGGACGCTCGACCAGGGCTTCTCGCGGCCGGATCGCCGCGAGTTCCTGCGATTTGACGACGGCATCGACAATCTTTCGAACGCCCGGAACGGCGAATTGGACCGCTTTGTCTACGTCTCGCCGCATGACGGAGAGCCCGCCTGGGCGCAAAACGGCAGCTATCTCGTATGGCGGAAAATCCAAGAGAATCTGCCGCTTTGGGAAACTATTGCGGAGTCCGAGCAGGAAGGCATGATCGGCCGGGAGAAGGCCAGCGGCAAGCCGCTGTCACGACAGGCGACCGGCCCTAGCAACATGACGCCGGCGTACCCAAGTCCCTATCAAACCATCGACGGACCGCTCACGGCCCATATCCGTAAGGTGCAACCCCGCCGCCACGGCAAAGACTTCCTCGGCGTCGAAGACCTCGACCGTCGGTTCCTACGCCGCGGCTATCCGTACTTTGACGGCATCGATGGAACCGGCAAGGCGTCTTGCGGCTTGCTCTTCCTCGCCTTCATGCACGACTTGCGTAAGCAATTCGAATGGGCGGTTAACAATTGGCAGCTCAATCCCGACTTCCCGTTGAAGGGAACTGGAATCGATGCGCTTTACGGTCGTGGAATACTTTCAAACATCGACGGCGGCTATTACTTCTGCCCGCCGTCGCCGAAGGGGTCGGAAGGATTTGCGGGCTCCGCCCTATTCGATACGTAG
- a CDS encoding phospholipase D-like domain-containing protein yields the protein MAKATQRRLDDVAGKFGQGVPGLADELRAKLATLGAGIAPEGRAAAKLFVGDLFANEKCARIASASRFTTAGLQLPDEASERIIALNAGARPVARISNNQSTTNFIGPDSESWTAVIQKCKAQIDRAIPAVGRIEITNGDVSWVGTGWLIADNIVVTNRHVAQEFSRRDPTASGFIFRPGLLGSVMSCDIDFREEELRNDELEHPVTSVLWIAGSNEPDVAFLRVTRGPGQPQLPRPIELADEVKLESTIAAIGYPAEDPSIPDQELARRIFGDVYERKRLAPGLVTKVGEERIEHDCSTLGGNSGSVLIDLLTGRAVGLHHGGYLDDSANLAVSAPYLKKLLDRVIGEQPRRQAGLTDLRPAVESAPAFASTTPGTVRMTFNIPIEITVTIGTPVPTAIPAPPLPAVSAPMGAPPLEQALERAKQMFEGRPDVLKIRLGYRFKNGWITDERVVVIELREKLPYDELSNAGKPAFPRELEGVGIDIRTAPLPDQLEDLGIDMTVLERRARPAGYREPPGYNDPNSEMALKPFKAPMNAIFHVSPDSGFPNLKDFFGRVEDNLTATMYEWGAEHISDAIEAAISPRGNTLRMVTQKRGVGEGDATESAVEDMQERLGDKFSHVWASVRGPNRLIASSYHIKVASRDGKEFWLSSGNWKDSNQADIDPAGEDSDDDRPLRRHNREWHAIIEHKELATLFQNYIEYDFREAERVPLEDDEAVSTPSTEFFVPIEALEISNERRRAGLQYFDPLVITHNDGELDVRPLLTPDRDADDQRVFMKVATEMIRRATRTIYLQNQSFKMTDDDNDELVEFFTVLRDKQQAGLDVRIISRDARDFHRAADIVRQQELIERLKDFGFDTSPGALRLQPKCHTKGIIVDAQEVILGSHNLTNQGALFNRDASLHVRSSRVAEYFQKVFLFDWEQLARNEADERVGGIRIAKPGEEAPTGFRRVSLSELLGED from the coding sequence ATGGCAAAAGCCACGCAGCGACGGTTAGACGACGTAGCCGGCAAGTTCGGACAGGGAGTTCCAGGCCTAGCGGACGAGTTGAGGGCCAAGCTGGCGACCCTGGGGGCGGGTATCGCTCCCGAAGGCCGCGCGGCGGCAAAGCTATTCGTCGGCGATCTTTTCGCGAACGAGAAATGCGCTCGCATTGCGAGCGCTTCTCGTTTCACTACCGCGGGACTCCAGCTCCCCGACGAAGCCAGTGAACGCATTATCGCACTTAACGCAGGCGCGCGGCCTGTCGCGCGGATCAGTAACAATCAGTCGACGACAAACTTCATTGGGCCTGATAGTGAGTCATGGACTGCCGTCATTCAGAAATGCAAAGCGCAAATCGATCGAGCGATACCTGCAGTAGGCCGTATCGAGATCACCAACGGCGACGTCTCATGGGTGGGAACGGGGTGGTTGATCGCTGACAATATTGTGGTCACAAATCGTCATGTGGCCCAAGAGTTTTCTAGGCGCGATCCTACCGCTTCCGGGTTCATTTTCCGCCCAGGCCTGCTAGGGAGCGTGATGTCGTGCGATATTGATTTTAGAGAGGAGGAGTTGCGCAACGACGAGTTGGAGCATCCCGTCACCTCGGTGCTCTGGATCGCCGGCTCAAATGAACCCGACGTCGCATTCCTGCGAGTCACCCGCGGCCCCGGGCAGCCTCAGCTGCCAAGGCCGATCGAGTTGGCGGATGAAGTCAAACTGGAAAGCACAATCGCCGCGATTGGTTATCCCGCCGAGGATCCTAGCATTCCCGATCAAGAACTTGCCCGCCGAATCTTCGGCGACGTCTATGAGCGGAAACGTTTAGCGCCCGGCTTGGTAACGAAGGTAGGCGAGGAACGCATCGAGCACGACTGCTCGACGCTCGGAGGGAACTCTGGTTCCGTACTCATCGATCTACTGACAGGCCGCGCCGTAGGCCTGCACCATGGCGGCTACCTCGACGATTCGGCCAATCTGGCGGTGTCAGCGCCCTATCTGAAAAAATTACTCGACAGGGTGATAGGTGAACAGCCGCGACGTCAGGCCGGACTAACCGACTTGAGGCCCGCTGTAGAAAGCGCGCCAGCCTTCGCATCAACAACGCCTGGAACCGTCCGCATGACATTCAACATTCCGATCGAGATTACCGTCACCATCGGAACTCCCGTCCCAACGGCGATCCCGGCGCCTCCGTTACCCGCAGTTAGCGCCCCCATGGGAGCGCCCCCATTGGAACAAGCCCTCGAACGCGCTAAGCAGATGTTTGAAGGCCGCCCGGACGTACTCAAGATCCGTCTGGGATATCGATTCAAGAATGGCTGGATCACTGATGAACGAGTCGTCGTCATCGAGTTGCGAGAGAAACTTCCCTACGACGAGTTGAGCAACGCGGGAAAACCTGCCTTCCCGCGTGAACTCGAGGGCGTCGGCATTGACATTCGTACGGCGCCCCTGCCGGATCAACTGGAGGATCTCGGTATTGATATGACTGTGCTGGAACGGCGTGCTCGCCCCGCCGGCTACAGAGAGCCGCCGGGGTATAACGACCCCAATTCGGAAATGGCGTTAAAGCCGTTCAAGGCCCCAATGAACGCCATCTTTCACGTCAGCCCCGACTCCGGATTTCCGAATTTGAAAGACTTCTTCGGTCGAGTCGAGGACAACCTCACTGCCACGATGTATGAGTGGGGCGCTGAGCACATCAGCGATGCGATCGAAGCGGCGATCTCGCCACGCGGAAACACGCTAAGAATGGTGACCCAAAAGCGCGGCGTGGGCGAAGGAGACGCTACAGAATCCGCGGTCGAGGATATGCAGGAAAGGCTCGGCGACAAGTTCTCGCATGTTTGGGCCTCGGTTCGGGGCCCTAACCGTCTGATTGCGAGTTCGTATCACATTAAGGTCGCCTCGCGCGACGGAAAGGAGTTTTGGTTATCAAGCGGAAACTGGAAAGACTCGAATCAAGCAGATATCGACCCCGCCGGAGAAGATTCCGATGACGACCGACCTCTTCGTCGACACAATCGCGAGTGGCACGCCATCATCGAACACAAAGAGCTCGCCACGTTGTTCCAAAACTACATCGAATATGACTTTCGCGAGGCCGAGAGAGTACCGCTGGAGGACGACGAGGCCGTTTCGACGCCTTCCACGGAGTTTTTTGTGCCAATTGAAGCTCTTGAAATCAGCAACGAACGAAGACGCGCGGGATTGCAATATTTCGACCCATTGGTCATTACGCACAACGACGGCGAGTTGGACGTTCGTCCGCTGCTAACGCCAGACCGCGATGCCGACGATCAGCGCGTGTTTATGAAAGTTGCGACGGAGATGATTCGCCGCGCCACGCGTACGATTTACCTACAGAATCAGTCGTTTAAGATGACCGACGACGACAACGACGAACTTGTAGAATTTTTCACAGTTCTCAGAGACAAGCAACAAGCCGGCCTCGACGTTCGGATCATCTCTCGCGACGCACGCGACTTTCATCGAGCCGCCGACATTGTCCGACAACAGGAGTTGATCGAGCGTTTAAAGGATTTCGGCTTCGACACGTCGCCTGGCGCCTTAAGGTTGCAGCCCAAATGCCACACGAAGGGCATTATTGTGGATGCTCAGGAAGTCATTCTGGGAAGTCACAACCTAACGAATCAGGGCGCTCTATTTAACCGCGACGCAAGTCTTCACGTACGCTCGTCGCGCGTTGCCGAATACTTCCAGAAAGTCTTCCTCTTCGACTGGGAGCAACTCGCTAGAAACGAAGCGGACGAGCGCGTGGGCGGCATCCGAATCGCCAAGCCCGGCGAGGAAGCGCCAACCGGCTTTCGGCGCGTGTCACTGTCGGAATTGCTCGGCGAGGACTGA
- a CDS encoding LamG-like jellyroll fold domain-containing protein, with amino-acid sequence MNRLSARQAGAIVGAWIISFASFTTLAPFASADVYPNPSIAENARTPRAFGKKRALYYVVHDDNDLFTPAEWTTRVTSIRTKELSTREFFAENSGGEFDIYYDPIIVDAPIPLNADGTRPSNWYTLANNIATGTYGLNLSNYYMFAYDVVDTTSDPDQGWAGLSTSNRIYLQSTTQRVINHEIGHQTGADHAKAIRQLSDANYHPYYWDKGSASYKAYVPGVSPYVAVPFGAPTYEYGNPIDTMGSGTGQFRIREKLEDLGWLDETQVPDLNDLGPGTFKIYAHDQLQSVTDPQGNFGVVKGYDPNVFYGLTYERPAQQFSKTLGKFLPTTQTIDLEYRAGTNGVAFYLDGQIVDLDPAGGTTSSSTLRLLKVGQSIEDPDFGMSTYLVAAGAINQVPTGEDFLDYNPPPPSLLTADWFHFAILGTGSDAIGSYIQLSVTSASSLNGLDGDLNQNGLVDMTDVQFFVSGWLHDTSILDTHGKYLSGDMNFDGATNLSDVYLFHKAWLAAGNAAINLQAMLRGVPEPSSLLIVLPAFALLAAQRRRNGEGGMGNGENTAPQPNQPSTRSPFPIPHSPFALLSIACGLAATFVATRANAKLVSHFSFDASTRNGQIYANLVPGALQATGQSSSSTLPINIADGAIGQAVRFDGATNYLNATTLAMPRSTVAMASGSIAFWVRSSSETQQQAIMGEVNSGTNTAFSVDFGESSVDDFRVYVRAQGGAVAGPNTENPLTGWNDGEWHHIAATWSNSIVTNNAVYFDGVPVSSAQAVSPGAVYSSYQYSMMIGALNSRGTPTRHLDGDLDDLRIYDNAIDLETVLGLTGNPVPTLNVDRATGALTLVNTTNGPLTMLGYSIQSPGNKLNQAAWTSIADHYDADLAGPNQVDPDDSWLKLSAPASHSDLSEANLIDAGNGATLAVGQSVSLGVGAWTPSALEDLKMTIVRADGSTLPVLESYVGVISNADFNSNGVVDGADFLAWQRGTGIAAGATRAQGDANSDGAVNELDLNVWKQQFGNATPAIAAVPEPATACLLLAACLALSPGLRPGGGFHSTNGSPRLRR; translated from the coding sequence ATGAACAGGCTCTCCGCACGGCAAGCCGGCGCCATCGTCGGCGCATGGATCATCTCCTTCGCCAGCTTCACGACGCTAGCACCCTTCGCGAGCGCCGACGTCTATCCCAACCCCTCGATCGCCGAGAACGCCCGCACCCCACGGGCTTTCGGCAAGAAGCGGGCGCTCTACTACGTCGTGCACGACGACAACGACCTCTTCACCCCCGCCGAATGGACCACCCGCGTCACCTCGATTCGCACGAAGGAACTCAGCACCCGGGAGTTCTTCGCGGAAAACTCCGGCGGCGAATTCGACATCTACTACGATCCGATCATCGTCGACGCCCCCATCCCCCTAAATGCCGACGGCACGCGGCCGAGCAACTGGTACACCCTCGCCAATAACATCGCCACCGGGACGTACGGGCTGAACCTTTCGAACTACTACATGTTCGCTTACGACGTCGTCGACACGACGTCCGACCCCGACCAGGGTTGGGCTGGCCTCTCGACCAGTAATCGCATCTATCTGCAATCGACGACCCAGCGCGTGATCAACCACGAAATCGGCCACCAAACCGGCGCCGACCACGCCAAGGCGATCCGCCAGCTCAGCGACGCCAACTACCATCCGTACTATTGGGACAAGGGCTCTGCGAGCTACAAGGCGTACGTCCCCGGCGTCTCGCCGTACGTCGCCGTCCCCTTCGGCGCCCCCACCTACGAGTACGGCAACCCGATCGACACGATGGGCTCCGGCACGGGTCAATTCCGTATTCGCGAGAAGCTCGAGGATCTCGGCTGGCTCGACGAGACGCAGGTTCCCGACCTCAACGACCTCGGCCCCGGCACGTTCAAGATCTACGCCCACGACCAGTTGCAATCCGTTACCGATCCGCAAGGAAACTTCGGCGTCGTCAAAGGGTACGATCCCAACGTCTTTTACGGGCTCACCTACGAACGTCCCGCCCAGCAGTTTTCCAAGACGCTCGGAAAGTTCCTTCCCACGACGCAAACGATCGATCTCGAATATCGCGCCGGCACGAACGGCGTGGCGTTCTACCTCGACGGCCAAATCGTCGACCTCGACCCCGCCGGCGGAACAACCAGTAGCAGCACCTTGCGGCTGCTCAAAGTCGGTCAATCGATCGAAGATCCCGACTTCGGCATGTCGACCTACCTCGTCGCCGCCGGCGCCATCAATCAGGTCCCCACGGGCGAGGACTTCCTCGACTACAACCCGCCGCCGCCGTCGCTGCTCACCGCCGACTGGTTCCACTTCGCCATCCTCGGCACGGGAAGCGACGCGATTGGCAGCTACATCCAGCTATCGGTGACCTCCGCCTCGTCGCTCAACGGCCTCGACGGCGATCTCAATCAAAACGGCCTCGTCGACATGACCGACGTGCAGTTCTTCGTCAGCGGCTGGCTCCACGACACGTCGATCCTCGACACGCACGGCAAGTACCTCAGCGGCGACATGAATTTCGACGGCGCCACCAACCTCTCGGATGTCTACCTGTTCCACAAAGCATGGCTCGCCGCGGGCAACGCCGCGATCAATCTGCAGGCGATGCTGCGGGGTGTTCCTGAACCGAGTTCGCTGCTGATCGTGCTTCCTGCCTTCGCGTTACTCGCCGCTCAACGCAGAAGGAATGGGGAAGGCGGAATGGGGAATGGGGAAAATACCGCGCCCCAACCCAACCAACCTTCCACTCGCTCCCCATTCCCCATTCCTCATTCCCCATTCGCTCTCCTCTCAATCGCTTGCGGCTTAGCGGCTACGTTCGTCGCCACGCGAGCCAACGCGAAACTCGTCTCGCACTTCTCCTTCGACGCCTCGACGCGCAACGGCCAAATCTACGCCAACCTTGTGCCAGGAGCCCTGCAAGCGACCGGGCAATCGAGCAGTTCCACGTTGCCGATCAACATTGCCGACGGCGCCATCGGCCAAGCCGTTCGGTTCGACGGCGCCACCAACTACCTCAACGCCACCACCTTGGCCATGCCCCGAAGCACGGTCGCGATGGCCTCCGGATCGATCGCCTTCTGGGTCCGCTCGTCCAGCGAGACCCAGCAGCAAGCCATCATGGGCGAGGTCAACAGCGGCACGAACACCGCCTTCTCCGTCGATTTCGGCGAGAGTTCCGTCGACGACTTCCGCGTCTATGTCCGAGCCCAAGGGGGCGCCGTCGCTGGCCCCAACACCGAGAATCCGCTCACCGGCTGGAACGACGGCGAGTGGCACCACATCGCGGCGACTTGGAGCAACTCCATCGTGACGAACAACGCCGTCTACTTCGACGGAGTTCCGGTCAGCAGCGCCCAGGCGGTCTCTCCCGGAGCCGTCTATAGCTCGTACCAATACTCGATGATGATCGGCGCGCTCAACTCCCGCGGCACGCCCACTCGGCATCTCGACGGCGACCTCGACGACCTTCGCATCTACGACAACGCCATCGATCTCGAAACCGTCCTCGGGCTCACGGGCAATCCGGTCCCTACGCTCAACGTCGATCGCGCGACCGGCGCGCTCACGCTGGTCAACACGACCAACGGCCCGCTAACGATGCTCGGCTACAGCATCCAGTCGCCCGGCAACAAACTCAACCAAGCGGCCTGGACCTCGATCGCCGACCACTACGACGCCGACCTCGCCGGCCCCAACCAAGTCGACCCCGACGACTCCTGGCTGAAGCTCTCGGCCCCAGCCAGCCACAGCGACCTGAGCGAGGCAAACCTCATCGACGCCGGCAACGGCGCGACGCTCGCCGTGGGCCAATCGGTCTCGCTGGGCGTCGGCGCCTGGACGCCGAGTGCTCTGGAAGACCTGAAGATGACGATCGTTCGCGCGGACGGGTCCACGCTCCCCGTGCTGGAGTCGTACGTCGGCGTCATCTCAAACGCCGACTTCAACTCGAACGGCGTCGTCGATGGCGCCGACTTCCTAGCCTGGCAACGCGGAACAGGCATCGCCGCCGGAGCCACTCGCGCCCAAGGCGACGCCAACAGCGACGGCGCGGTGAACGAGCTCGACCTCAACGTTTGGAAGCAGCAATTCGGCAACGCCACGCCCGCCATCGCCGCCGTCCCCGAGCCCGCCACGGCCTGCCTCTTGCTCGCCGCCTGCCTCGCCCTCAGCCCCGGGCTCCGCCCGGGGGGCGGCTTCCATTCCACGAATGGATCGCCTCGTCTAAGACGCTAA
- a CDS encoding HAD family hydrolase, translating into MPAYPRNNQVKYIVLDFDGTCTQIPAIQAEYLELFRHGFAEHIEHLLHEQKYHRPEDKGSHGQSLIAGGPLTEVEWRRALEEVRRHSPVAGWMLGGCSAAPAAADPYILADESAKLVLRRRGMKNPSLPPTINGEAYAAVPAPWRPETREVFQRLVNEGIKIFIVSNSSTEFIEGRLKHLLGNDADLLQVVSVHSDAGKFLVRELAWDDSSLSVDARAMFAALSAVSDAGPDEEPERPIYLRRGAYFEAICRVLGGDLAQLKNTVFCGDIWEMDLAMPFALGANVHLLERAPPFPTYPYEKAALAACRNRGLWSSDLSGLLMWLDRGSARRSGAGGSADSPAAVQENTADRVKRLEFYYAEHAEQARQHENQRERMTNLVLGVAGALIGVMTFADLAVWSLPAALAVTALGAYGLVFARKHYERNRYHVSIMREIRKEMEYACGTMLRPFDVPPNRTLDQIRKAGVRAHYANFGREDHNGPNAENLKPTHKVKRRRSYARCIIRLRLHQMWEGFHWLILGLGAFFCIVVLTKWMMPSDDQPLRVQLITGDTTVGPKQERPNVDE; encoded by the coding sequence ATGCCCGCGTATCCTCGCAACAATCAAGTCAAGTACATCGTGCTCGACTTCGACGGTACTTGTACGCAAATCCCGGCCATTCAGGCTGAATACCTTGAACTATTCCGCCATGGCTTCGCGGAGCACATCGAGCATTTGCTGCACGAGCAGAAATACCACAGGCCGGAGGACAAGGGGAGCCACGGTCAGAGTCTTATTGCCGGTGGGCCGCTAACCGAGGTCGAGTGGCGACGCGCTCTTGAGGAAGTTCGCCGCCATTCGCCCGTCGCTGGTTGGATGCTCGGCGGCTGTTCGGCGGCGCCGGCCGCGGCGGATCCCTATATCCTTGCCGACGAATCGGCGAAGCTGGTCCTTCGCCGTCGCGGGATGAAGAATCCTTCTCTGCCTCCGACGATCAATGGAGAAGCATACGCCGCCGTGCCAGCGCCTTGGCGCCCCGAAACTAGGGAGGTATTTCAACGCCTCGTCAACGAGGGGATAAAAATTTTCATCGTCTCAAACTCCAGCACTGAATTCATCGAGGGTAGGCTGAAGCACCTGCTTGGCAACGATGCTGACTTACTGCAGGTCGTATCGGTGCATAGCGACGCCGGCAAGTTTCTCGTGCGGGAACTTGCGTGGGACGACTCAAGCCTTTCCGTTGACGCTAGGGCGATGTTTGCGGCGCTCTCCGCTGTCTCAGACGCGGGACCGGACGAAGAGCCCGAAAGACCGATTTATCTGAGGCGCGGCGCGTATTTCGAGGCTATCTGCCGCGTCCTGGGCGGCGATCTTGCTCAACTGAAAAACACCGTCTTCTGCGGCGATATCTGGGAAATGGATTTGGCGATGCCTTTCGCGCTCGGCGCGAATGTGCACCTTTTGGAACGAGCTCCGCCATTTCCAACGTATCCCTATGAAAAAGCAGCTCTCGCCGCCTGCCGCAATCGCGGACTGTGGAGTTCAGACCTTTCCGGCCTCTTGATGTGGTTAGATCGCGGCTCGGCGCGGCGTAGCGGGGCAGGGGGCTCAGCCGATTCGCCCGCAGCAGTCCAAGAAAATACCGCGGATCGGGTGAAGCGTCTTGAGTTCTATTATGCCGAGCATGCTGAACAGGCGCGCCAGCACGAGAATCAGCGCGAACGCATGACGAACCTCGTTTTGGGCGTTGCCGGCGCGTTGATCGGCGTGATGACTTTTGCAGATCTGGCGGTTTGGTCTCTTCCGGCCGCGTTGGCTGTGACGGCGCTGGGCGCCTACGGCTTGGTTTTCGCCCGGAAGCACTACGAGCGTAATCGTTACCATGTCTCGATTATGAGGGAGATCCGAAAAGAGATGGAATACGCGTGCGGCACGATGCTGCGTCCCTTCGACGTGCCGCCGAATCGGACGCTTGATCAGATCCGAAAAGCTGGAGTTAGGGCGCATTACGCAAACTTCGGACGGGAGGACCACAACGGCCCGAACGCCGAAAACCTGAAGCCAACGCACAAGGTCAAGAGGCGACGATCCTACGCACGGTGCATTATCCGGCTTCGCCTGCATCAAATGTGGGAGGGATTTCACTGGCTCATCCTGGGACTTGGCGCCTTCTTTTGCATCGTCGTCCTCACCAAATGGATGATGCCCTCGGACGATCAGCCCCTGAGAGTTCAACTCATCACAGGCGATACGACCGTTGGTCCTAAGCAAGAACGGCCAAACGTCGACGAGTGA